Genomic segment of Falco peregrinus isolate bFalPer1 chromosome 5, bFalPer1.pri, whole genome shotgun sequence:
tctccccacagcccaTGTCCCCCCAGGACCCCTCCTCAACCCTGGCTAGGGCTTCAGCTGCCCCTTCCGATGGCGATGCCCTTGCACAATGTCATGCACCCAGTCGATGTAGTTGGAGATCTTGGTGTAGATGTCAGGGTACCGACGGTCCCCACATCTGTTCCCAGAGAATGAGACGATGCCGTAAACCTTCTTCCTGAAGATCAGGGGTCCCCCAGAGTCACCCTGCAAAGCaagagggtgggagggaggctAGTGGTTctccggggggggggtgggggggtggctgggggggcaggggcccAGGAGTGCACTCACCGTGCAGACGCCCTGCAGCGTGGCGTTGCGGCTGGCCCCGCACAGCATGTTGTGCGAGACCTTGCCGTGCCACAGCGTTCGGCAGAGGCTCCGCTTGACGATGGTGGTGCCGGTCTCCATCAGCTCGGTGGGCTGGTCGCCGTAGTTGGAGATGTCCCCCCAGCCCATCACGTAGCAGACGGTACCGGGCTTCAGGTCAACGTGTGGCGAGGGCAGGCGGATCCGCTTCACATACTTGTTCAGCGTGGCCGACCTgttcagctgggcagggagccgGGGGCACGGGTGGCTTTGCTGCCCTGCCGAGGCAGagccccccagctgctcctgcctgggaccccccagccccttgcacCCCATTGCACACCcgccccagctccctgctcacgCTGacccccacagctctgccctttcCTCTTTAGAAGCACCCACCAGAGCCTCTGCGCTGGTCCCATTCTGCTCCGGAGACTGGCTGCCCCAGGGGTGCGGGGAGCTGCCCACCCGGCCGGGGTCCGTGGGTCCTGGGCCGCCTCCATCGCACCCCGGGGTGCGGTCCCGCTTCTCCGGAGAAGCACTGACACCTAGTGTCGGCCGGCCACGGGGACAGCTCCCCGCCGTGCCCCGTAGGGCACCCCGGGTCCCTCCTGCACCCCACGGGGCACGGGGCACCCCAGTTCCCTCCTGCATCCCATGGGCCATGAggcaccccagctccctctcGGTGTCCTGCTGGTGTGGAGCACCCCAGttcccccctgcaccccacgGGACGTGGGGCACCCTGGCTTCCTCCCCATGTCCCACAGGGCATGGGGCACCCCAGTTCCCTCCTGCATCCCACGGGGCATGGggcaccccagctccctccccgTGTCCTGCAGGCATGGGGCACCCCAGTTCCCTCCTGCATCCCACGGGGCATGGggcaccccagctccctccccgTGTCCTGCAGGCATGGGGCACCCCAGTtccctcctgcatcccacaggGCATGGGGCACCCCAGTTCCCTCCTGCATCCCACGGGGCATGGggcaccccagctccctccccgTGTCCTGCAGGCATGGGGcacccctgctccctcctgcaccCCACGGGGCGTGGGGCACCCCAGTTccctcctgcaccccacagGGCACAGGGAACCCTGGCTCCCTCCCTGTGTCCTGCAGGCATGGGgcatccctgctccctcctgcaccCCACGGGGCGTGGggcaccccagctccctcccatGTCCCACAGAGTGTGGGGTGCCCCAGCTCCAGCCGGTGGGTGCCCACGACCTCCCAGCAGGCAAGTCTGCTGTGGGCGGTGATGTGGCGGACTCACCAGGAGCAGGCGGATATCATTGTCCACCGAGCTGGGGTTGTAGTATGGGTGGGCGATGGAGTCCACGATGCTGAAGACCTGCTGGGATTTCTCGGGCTCCTGCAGCCGGTGGGCGCCCAGCACCACGCGCACAGAGGGGTCGCGCCTGTGGCAGAGGGGCCCTgagtgggtgctgctgcagcaggggggggctttggggagggggagaaggtgGCTGGCGAGGTGGGCTCGAGGGGAGCACGGGTGGGCTCCAGGACTGCATAACCCCCTGGGACAGGGGTATCTGTCTGAGGGGGCTGCGCTGTGTCGGGGGGGGACACGGGAGGTGCCCCACGTGGGAGCATGGCTCACCTGGGAACCAGGCAGTGGGCTGCCGTCATCACCCACTTGGGCCACACCAGGAAGCCCCCACAGGCGTGCTGCCTGTCCACCTGGATGGAGGCGATGAAGGGCCGGGAGTGAGGGGCCACCACCCTTCCTCCGATGATCCGGCTCCCCTGGGTGcctggtgggtgggtgggtgcaggtggtcaccagctgctggggacTCTGGGCATCACTCTCACCTATGTCTGTCCTGCTCTTGGCTGTGTGTCCCGAGCACCCCAGCACtacccatgggtgctggggagccacCCATCAGTGGCTCTGGCCCAGGACCACCGAGCGTGGCAGTGCAAAGCCTCCCCTGCACCGCAGTGTTCCAGCCCAGGGTCTCCACCTCCCACCCCGGCCGTGGGGACCAGCCCTGCAGCCCgctcagccccagctctcccgTTACCTGCTGGGGCCAATGCTGGGAGCAGGATGGAGCCTCCCAGGCTGAGGATGAACAGCCCGGCCATGACCATGCTGGTGCAGCGTGGGCCACTGCCACCGCCTCTGGGGCCagttggggtgggggtgctgaAATCACCCTGCCTGTGTGCCGATGGGTAtctccctcctgcttcctcctctctgGGTGTTGCTGCCTTGTGCAATtgctgcggggtggggggcactGGCAGGGTTGGGGGTAGGTGCAGCATGGCAGCTTCCCCCGGAGCGGCACTTGCTGGCAGGAGAGTGGcttggggaaggaagagggaaagcagagcaggTCCCCAACCCAGTCCTGGCCCTTGCACCTTGCACTAATCAGGATGAAACCCCTCTCCTcttggtggggcaggggggagcagcagggccCCACCCCATCCTCAGACCCCTCCGCTGTGGGTcatgcagggctgggctgggctcagACCCACCGTGTCTATGGGCCCCTCCAGAGCCCACCCAGCTCTGCGGCGGTGCTGTGGGTGGTGGGGCTGCCTGCTCCTACTCCATCTTGGTGTAGATGTCAGGGTACTGGTGGTCCCCACATCTGTTCCCAGAGAACAAGACAATACTGTAAACCTTCTTCCTGAAGATCAGGGGTCCCCCAGAGTCACCCTGCAAAGCaagagggtgggagggaggctAGTGGGtctcccgggggggggggggaggatggctggggggaaggggccCAGGAGCACACTCACCGGGGTCACTCACAGCACACCCACTGGGGTGCAAGGAGGGCGATAGGCTGTACCGGGGTGGGGGTGCCAGGGTGGGGGGATGGAGGCCCCGCTGCTGGGGTGCCCCTTactgcagagctgggcttgCTCCCGGGCCAAGCAGGGAGCTCTCCCCCCGGCAGCAGGCACGTTTCCCAACGGGGCCGTggctgggggtggctgggggctTCCTGTGTCAGTTTGCCCAACGCGACCGCTGCGTTGGGAAACGGCGGAGtagccggggggcggggggtgcaCATCCCAGGCTCCCCCCTTCTCCATCCCCTCCCCGGTCGCCCTCCACTGGCAGGGCTGCATGCGGGGGGGTGCGGAGGCCGTGGCGCGGGGCGAGCCATGGCCTTTGGCCGGAGCAGTACCGGGGGGGCACCCTCCCGGGAGGGGGGGACACACATCCTGCCCGTGCTGCCCTGGACAGGGGGCCGGcagcgcccgcagccccccgccccgcgcccccggtccccccccccgcgccccagcagcagccgcagccccGGGGGCGCCCTCccggggtggggaaggggcatCCTGCCCGTGCTGCTCTGGACAcggggccggcagccccccgccccgcgctcccggcaccccccggccccgggggcaCTCTCCCGAGGGGGGTGCATCCTGGCCGTGCTGCCCTGGACACGGGGCCCGCAgcgcccgcagccccgcgcccccggtcccccccccgcgccccagcagcagccgcagcccccggggcgcCGGtagcggcgggcggggagcgcCGCGCCCCGAGGCCGGGTGAGGGGCGGCGGCAGTGGCGGGCCGCGCCCGGCAGACGGAGCTGTGCGGGAGGCGGGAGCACCGGCGCGGCCCCGACATCCCTGCGCAtcccgcagccccgccggggatgccgccgcccgccgggcccTGAGCGCCGGGAcgccggcggccgccggccccgctccgccgcccctCGCCCGGCCCGACCccgccggagccgccgccgccgccccccagcCCGCCTGGAAAATGGAGTGAGTACCGGAgccggccgggccgccgccgcgggaCGCGGGACCCCGGCACCgggccgcgcccccccccccccccccccccggccgctgGCTGAGCACCGCAGTACCGGGAGTGCCCCCCCCGCCGGGTGCCAGGGCTTGGGACCCCCCCCACCGGGGCGGTGGGAACCCCACACCGCGGGCTCATGGAGCCCATGCCGGGGCTCATATCCCACCCCGATGCCGGGGTTCGGGACCCCAAACCCAGGGGCTcgcatccccctgctcctggAGACTCAGAACCCCAATACCAGGGTCTTGCATCCCCGCGATACTGAGGCTTGGGACCCCAAAACCGGGGGCTTGCATCCCCCCCTGCACCAGGGTTAGTGACCACAAAATGGGGGGCTCACCCCCCCAGATGCTGGGGCTTAGGACCCCAATACTGGGGGCTCGCATCCCCTCAGTGCTGGGGCTCAGGACCCCAATACCGGGCCCTCACATCCTCCCGAGGGTGCTCAGCAGGTGCTGCCCCTCCCcggctccctgccctgctgtggggtGCTGAGGCGCTGGCTTGGGGTACAGCGGTGGAGGCACG
This window contains:
- the PRSS57 gene encoding serine protease 57; this translates as MLHLPPTLPVPPTPQQLHKAATPREEEAGGRYPSAHRQGDFSTPTPTGPRGGGSGPRCTSMVMAGLFILSLGGSILLPALAPAGTQGSRIIGGRVVAPHSRPFIASIQVDRQHACGGFLVWPKWVMTAAHCLVPRRDPSVRVVLGAHRLQEPEKSQQVFSIVDSIAHPYYNPSSVDNDIRLLLLNRSATLNKYVKRIRLPSPHVDLKPGTVCYVMGWGDISNYGDQPTELMETGTTIVKRSLCRTLWHGKVSHNMLCGASRNATLQGVCTGDSGGPLIFRKKVYGIVSFSGNRCGDRRYPDIYTKISNYIDWVHDIVQGHRHRKGQLKP